Part of the Odocoileus virginianus isolate 20LAN1187 ecotype Illinois chromosome 16, Ovbor_1.2, whole genome shotgun sequence genome is shown below.
TCTGTGATTCTAGTTAACTCATACCAAAATCTTCTGTTGCTCTtcataattgaaaatatttgtaaacctaggtaaataaattcttaattcaaaaagatatgacagCATGATCACATCactaaaatatttaccaatatCTGGATTGAAGATTTCCTCCACAACCAGCTGAAAAAATTCTTTGGAAACACCGCCCTCATCAACTCCTTGTTCTCCTTCAAATTCCACATACAACTGTTTCTTCAGGTCTGCAGGATTTTCCATAGCGATCATCTCTAGCTAGTGAGTGGAACAAGTGGAAAGAAGATGAAAGCCAGTATTaggatgaaaacaaaataaagtgtaGGGGTAGGAGCAAATAAAAGATAAtgcttttgatatattttaaattgaaacagGAAGCAAACTGGTAAAAAGCCAGTAAAGGCAAAGATTTAGTGTCAcagataatggaaaaaaaataggataGAAAAGAAACTGGCGTAGAATTCTAAAAGGGTTACTTTCTAACTAATGATTTGAAATGAAATCAGAATTAGATTTCCTGTTAATTATGTATATAACAAACCTGGGTTGTAAGATTAGGACATGGGGAAAGAAGTCAAGATAGCAAAAATGCCTCAAATTATTTCAGGAGAAACAAAGGCATAcagaagttgacttaaaactgTTGACTCGTAATTCTTTATTAGAATAGAAACTCAAGAATTAAGTCTATCTATTAAATCATAAAAAACAATTTCAatcaagaaaaatacatttaaggaAGCAGTTTATGGTCTCTTAATAATACTTTAGTATAAATTACCATTTTAATGGATTAGAAACattttatattcacttttttaaaggaaatgaggCATATATTTGCTGATATCCTTACTCTTAACTTCTTACTAACAGTTTACAAATCCTGGTTTCAACATTTCTTCTACTATAAATCTTTACCAAATGCCTTTTGTATCTAACAAATAATAGTGATTGCTCTCAGTTATTATGAAATTAATCACAAAATCAACACCATATTCTAATGTGAAACATTTACATTGCAATTTGTCTTATGTATATGAAATTTACTAACAGCATGCCTGACTGATCATCCATCTTATTTGCCAAAGTGATTTTAAATTTGccaaaatagaatatatttattaaggGTATTCAGATTTTTGCAACTATACAACGAGAATCTTTAAAATGGTTTTGAGCAATGCAAATATCATCAGAGTAAGTATAGTATAGTCAGTCCTAAAGTAATtagtttagatagcatcactattTTGGACATTCTAATATGTCTATAAAAAATAGTCTCATCAATTCAAGATTCAGGTCAGCTGCCCTAGGTCAATGTTTTTCAAGCTGCCAACTGCAATTCATTAGAGGGTAGCTCAATCCATTGAATGCAAACCAaattagtgaaaaaaatcagaatgcaTTACACAGTACTAGCATCTACTATTCTGTGAAATTTCTGTTTCAATTATACATACAGGCAAATATGCACAGAAGTAAAACATATCTTAGGGGTTGCAATCAAAAACATCTGAACAAAAGCCAAAATGATCTCCTGGAAATCTTCAACTGCGGGATTCTGACTCTGTGAATTTAGAGTCTTTAAGGAATGTCTATTCTGCACAACAGTGGTCTGTAACACCTGCACGACCCCTTTTACGCCAAGCTGCattaagataatttatttttgagATAGTGCTGCTGTGGAAATATTAAGTTAAATACTCTGTATTCGTCCCAACTGTCACTTAATGCTAAGTTTTAACCTTTAAACTTTCGCAAAGAACTCAGctaagcctgtttcctcatctgcaaagaaaaaatataacaggCTAGTATTATTCCTACTGCAAAGTTGTGAAGGCTTAATAAGAAACAATGCATGAGAAAGAGTTCTAGAGCAGGTGATATTTTTAAGATAATGCATCATgttgttaacttttaaaacaattttgctCTTTTAACAAAAGATTTTCAACTTGATTTTATAGCCATAGTCTCAAATTTTGTAACtaacttaggggaaaaaaacagctcCAGTTGGAAATCTGTTTCAAGTCACTGGCTAtaaagaattccaaggactaaaTTACAATTATCATTTTAGCTCAAATGTGGTTTACCCACCAGGCCAATATTCCATATTGCCATGAAATCCACTGCTCATCTCCACCTGCCTACATGTTATAGAAATATCAGTGTTTATGTACACCTTTACAATACAAACAGGCTTCTATCAATTACAAGGTATTTCAACACGGAAAAATATAATTACCTGTTATTTAATTATGTGTCCTCTGTCTCTTCCTCACTAGCATTTGTGACTGAGAGGTAACTCCATTATCAATGTAACTGATACTTTTTAACAGATTTGGTGTAGTTTCTAAGGATTCAGAGGGCCCTATTTTCCAGTCTTAGCTCTACCCAAGACACTTCATATTTACAAGTGAAGCAAATTAAACTTCACTCTTAATAACATATTAATGTCTCTCCATTTCCACCAATCTTcactctccatcccccacccTAAATGCCAAAAGAATTTAACGCAACATATTCAATTATTATGGTAATTGTAAAGTAAGGTCACTTTatctgtttcagttttatttgtaaaaataagcaTACAAATATACTAATAAGTAAGTAAATGTATATGGAACACTGAGGTAAATTCCCtgcaaaattattaattttattttattagttctcaaattttttttcaggCTTGGCTAAAAACttaactcagccattaaagaacAAAACTATTATGGCTTTAACAACGAAACAACATACAGCACTTAATAAGTCAGGGCACTTTACATATATcaacttatttaattttcacaagaaCCTTATCAGGTTGTTAatattattaaccccattttacagaagcatAACCTGAAGAAATGAGTTTCATAAATTTGTTCGTTAGTCAGTAAGTGGTAGAACAGAGATTCCAGTTGAGGCAGCAAGCTCTTTCCTATGCTCTGTTCCTCCTCAACGACTAGCagcaacctttttaaaaatattgagtgattttcttcttccttatgcACTTCTGTATTTCTCTTTACATTAAGTATAtattacaataaatatatattatgaatCGATATATTCAAATGCAAATATTCATAAAAAGAAGGATTTGAAAAATAGATGGCAAGTGGATATACTGGGTGAAAATTTCCTATTATTATTTAGATTATCAGATATATAACATGGTTCTGTAAAATATGGTATCATTTATGACACAAATAGTCTATCTTTTACAAAAACTATGTTTGATTGTGGtaacaaacacaaaacataaaatttagcaATAACTATTTTGATAAAGGTCATTTACTAAGggactgcatttatttttatttctcttaaaacaAGCACTTCTATTTCATTATTCAATTACAAAAGACTTAAGAACTAAATGGCAAAGGTAAATTCCTTAACGTAGTAGACACATAccatttaaaattgaaattttaaattaaaagctacCTTGAATATTTGGAAATTGGAAGCATATGTCAATGAACATTCTGAAAAGGAGAATTTATATgcatccttcatttatttttacatacagGTTTTCTTGTTGtctagttactaagttgtgtccaactcttttgtaaccccatgaactgtagcccacctggctcctctgtccatgggatttcccaagcaagaatattagagtgggtagccatgtccttttctagaagatcttcccgactcagggatcaaacccacgtctcttgcattagattctttaccacatcaAATTATCGACtagaataagatttttaaattatccagacacatttagttttttcatttctctataaaTTATACAGATGAAGTTGCTTTATCGTAACTATAAATGTTTGGGTAAGAGCCAAATATATAATCACATCTCCCTGTGTGAGACCAGGAACCGTTAGTTCTACTTACAATTCTGCCATTAATTTCTGTAGGTCAGAATCTGAGTTTCATTTTCCTCACATGTAACACTAAGGAGTCTGACAAGTTTCACTGCTTTAAACTATTGTTTGGTGCTGAGAATCTACGTAGGTCTACTTCATTCTCTTCTACTTAAAGGACATAAACCGAGCACACAGTTCTTCAGCGAGAACCAACCTGAAGGAGCTGTAATGGCCACTGCACTAAGCACAGTATAGGGAATGGAGAGGATGCAATTAAGTATACTGAAGGGCCACAGAGTAATCTCACTCCTAAAGGACGACCTAAAGGTAGTCAGTTGACAAGTAAAGAATCAAGTTTTGTTTCAACAATAATAAAGGGTGTCTATCAAGGAAAATGCTGGGGACTAGATTAGATAGTACCagcaaagtcaaaagaaaaataacaaaaaaaaaatgggtgagtGATTTTTAGAAGAGATTGAGCATGATCTCTCGGCAGTCCAGTCATTTGTCCTCATTGACTTTAAACTTTTTTGGACTCTCCTAACCAATTCTACATCTCCTGTTCAGATGTGAGGCGGTTTGGGGCACCTTACCGATGGTAATACTGTCTCCTACAATACTCATACCCTCATTCAATCTCCTAACATGAAaggtaatgaaaaaaattttttaacatccTCTTCCCTTGGAGATGCTTTGTCtaataaaaaatgacaaattacCTAAAAGATAACTTAAAAGAGCATACAAATAGGTAAATGTATTAGCAAAATACTGTAAATAACCTCACCACATTAGAACTGTTCTCATTCAAATTGAAAGCTGAGTTCTAAGCCTATTTTTCACtgtactgggacttccctggtggcccagtggtaaagaatctgcctgcaatgcaggagatgttgggTTCTATCACGGGTTGggtagatgccctggagaaggaaataataacccactccattcttgtctgggaaatcccatggactgcggaacctggtgggctacagtccatggggtcccagaagagctagacatgacttggcaactaaataaCATCATCACTGTACTCTTTCCTaaggaacaacaaaaaatagcaaaaataagttCCAGGGAGAAATATTCCACTAATTTAAGGGTGTAGGGGTAGTTCTTAAACAATCCTGATATCTATTTGTGGAAAGACTACTGATACATTATCATATTTCATTGATTCTTAAaatctgcttttctatttttatacttttatgtatCTGAAATcagaatataacataaaattgatAGCATCTCAAAACTAAACTggcagcattttttctttttaatggtaaTAACAGTGTGCCCTACAACCAGTGAATTATATGTTAAGTTTGATAAAAATACTGTAAACACTAATAATACTCCTATTGTCATCAAGAATGTTGCTCCAAAAACTCCAGTTAAGGAACAATCTGCTACTCTTCTTTGAATTACACAGTACATGAAACCACtgaatactatttttcttttaaaataaaaagtctgtaATCAGTAAGTGAAGTTACTACCCCTCCTTTCAAGTAAGTCAGTCTTACAATTAATAACTGACAAATAAGATCCAACAGAAAACATAATAAGTGCCATATATGTAGTAACTAATTTCCAGGCCTCGTTTATAAACTAATGAGTAGACAGGTTTTAAGGCTTCTTTTAGCTCTTCAAAGTCTAAGACCTTATAaccttaattatttaattatgaatATTGAACCCACCACAAAGTTTCtcatctcttcttcttttcctggcGGTACTCTGTAGTTCAAAATTAGCAGGTCGTAACAAAGTggttgggcttccaaggtggtgctagtagtgGTAAAGTGTctcctaccaacgcaggagacataagagacacgggttcgattcctgggtcagaaggatcccccggagggcatggcagcccactccagtattctagcctggagaatcccatggacagaggagcctggtgggctacagtccacaggggcacacagagtcagacacaactgaagcaacttagcatgcatgcacacaagatAGTGGTCAATAGGTTTATTTTGCTTATCAAATTGTGATATAAAAAGATGAGGCTTAAAAAAGGCAAAGTAGGTCTTTGGGGAACAAGATGTTGAAAATCCATCAGCACTTTCTACAGTGTACCCTGAGAGGATCACCTTACACTACTTGTATTACATCACCTGCTACGAACGTTCCCTCAACATCTGCAGATTATCAATTTGACTTCCATGATCTActttgatgctttaaaaaaatcttttcacaCTGTTAtgaaagatggaaagaaggaagggagagaagtgaAGAGCAGAAGAAAATGAGACTAAAATCTGTTTAATGTGTGCTCCTAAGCTCCTCAGCAGTCATGATTCATCTTCACTGCTCAGCAAAGTGCCTCACACAAAGGGTTTCTGAAATGGTAATATTCAAGTACAGATGTTACCCAGTGAACACTAATTAGCTTTGATATAATAAGCCAaacatatgggggaaaaaaaaccaatatGTTAGCATAATTTAAAAGCTCACAGTTAACTTTACTCTAACACTTGCTCAAAGGAAGTCCTTATAAACCAAAACGATTATTTGCTCAAAATTCTggaggttaatttttaaaatagaataaaataattatactaaGCACCTAAACTTTTGTAGGTCCTTAATCTTGCTTTACTGGGGTATCAGGGGAATGGgacaggggcagagagagagttTAGTAAGGCTCTCAGAAAGGCAGTTAGTAAGgcagacaattttttaaaactctggatTGAGTCTTACAGAGTTAATCTCATTGCTCTTAAAGGTCAGGTATAGCTTTTGCTGGAAGCAGATGAAAGAATCGATCCCAAACCCCAAgaagacaaagataaaacatGTAGTTTAGGATTTGCTCTTCTAACAATGGAAATTCACAGACGGACCTCAACATGCTTTCTATAAAGCATCATCACTTCCTTATACAATATCCCACCATTCTGCTAAACTATAGAAAATCAGTTATTGAGTGCCTGAAGATCAGGTATTAAGTATAGTACGTTATTATTCGTGTAGCTCAAAaccactaaaataaaatgaaaagggcaCCAGAAAGCAGCAATGGTAATTACTTCAAGCAACTATTGCCCCTTCCTGTCTCTGGTAAAAAACTGCCTGAGTTTCTTAAATAATGTAGAATCTTCCAACACTAGAAATATATTTggtattaaacacacacacagtaacagAGAAGTACAGAATtctgcatcttttaaatttccaaGATGTCCAACAACTTTCCCCACTGATTTAGTTTTATAAATTCTCAGTTTTAAACAAATCTAATTCTAAAACTAAAGTACATTTTGAAATAAGTATCACTGCTTTATAGTTATCTGTGCTATGGGCTCTTTTCCTTTATTAGTATATAAGATTGACTATATCTTAATTTTAGTTGCCATTAAATTTTACTTGAAGTTGATAAAATACAGCTAGCAATGCCAGGTATACCTAATAATATAAATACAACAATACTCTGTGATAAAGAACCCTCTGACAAATGTAAATGTTGGTACATGTGATTGGCAACTGGATTCTGTCTTCTAGTCAGCCTTATATTCTTAAATGAGGACACTAAATTTTTACTTTCTGTGGAGGTAAAGAATGAACAAAAAGCAACATTATCTGAAAGAGGGTACATGTATGCTTAGTATTCTCCCAGTTTAATCTCCCTAGATTGGAATGATGATACAGGCACCATTAATTATAAGATTCCTGGAACAGTTGTCTAAGGCCCTGCATAGTCCGTATGCATGTTGAAGTGGGAAGAAACTCTCACACCCAGCAGTGCCTCACAGGGATATTCAGGGCAACCCAGCAGGAACGCCCACGAGCAGCATGCTCCAACCTGCCCGGGTCACCTCATCTACCTCACATATTTTACACCATGAGATTTTTAGACACCACTTATATTTCATGGTGTGGTATTATCCTACCACTTCTCCCCATTAAGACTTGACATTCATACTTATTATCAGGTATCTCTCAAGTCCCCTTGTTCTGTGCTCTAGAACATCCATTTCTCTTCTGAATGAAAAAACTTCGGGGGTTAGTTGTCAAGATTtagaaaatttattctttttcaaagagaGAGTTACCATGATACAAGACAATCAATATTTTGTGGAACATTTATAAACTTGGACAGGGCAACAACAAAAGTATAGtacttacaataaaaaaaaagtcaatgtgtTCCTATACTATATAGTATCATATACATTCACCCACCTCCCCAAAAAGTCGCTTATAAAATTAATTCACTGAATTGTATCACAGCATGCCCATCATTAGGTACTGGATCTAGTACTAATTTTGAAACAGTAGCCCGACTTACCCGGACAAGTGCATCATCTATGATATGGTCACGTCTGACTTTGAGTCTCAAATATGGATTCAACTGCTGTCCTTGAACTAAGCTGTAGAGAACAGTAATTCTTCGTTCACTGTACATGCGAATTCTATTGTCATAATATAATCCCAAATTCTTTGTGACAGCATTCAGTATAAAGGGACATGTCATAAAAGAGAACTTGTTCTCTGTTTCTACTTTGAAAAAAGTATAATCTTTATCCATTTCTAGAACATCATTCAGTGGTTCATTAATAAACTCTTCAAAAGGGATAAGTGGTTTTCGACAATCCAGAGTTTTAACAGCAAGTTCAGTTTCCAGTGGGTCCACTCGAGGacctttcttgtttcttctttcttctcccaatAACTCCTGAAGTGTCAATTCACTGGACTCAGGAAGGGGCTCTTCATCATCTTCTTCATTATGATTTGTGTCTACCTCCCCTCCTACTACATTTGCATAGTAAACCATTTTCAAGCACTTGGAAGCAGCAACAATAGCATCATCATCGTTCACTAAATTTCGATTGTTAAAGTCAGTGCTTATGACTTTGTATGTAATAAGCTGCTGAAATGTTTCCATCATTCTCCGAATCTGGTCTGCACTGTATTTAGACCACAGTCTGACCAGTTTTCCTTGAGCTGCAAGGGGTAGCTTACTCATTGCTTTGCAAAATAGTGGCAAAGCCATTTCCAGATATTCAGGACTGTGGAGATTTCTATTCTCCATGACAATAATGAATAAATTCAGATAATTAGGATCTCGGGAGTATACATTGTGATACGTCAAATCACATTCCACATTAGGTGACAAATACACAAGTGCATTGAGAAAAGcagtttctattttctcattagaGAGCAATCTGGTGTAGACCCTTCTAATAGCCTCAATATCCACAGACACATCATCAGGGCCTAACTTTTGTAAGTTGTTATCTCCTTGTGAGCTGTCACTTATCCTTGAGGAAGATGCTTCTGAATCCTCCTCCATAGCTGCTGCGGAACATGCAGCCTTTTCCTTTTCGTCTTCATCTTTATCTTCATCCTTTCCTTGAAGAGATTTCAGTTCTTCCTTGGTGTGTTGTTTGACTTTCCGAAAGCTTTGTACCAATGCTTCAGCACTAGAAAAAACTCTTCCAATAACACGAATTAAAGGGGAAtaatcctctctctctctacataaTTCAAGAATTTCATACACCATCTCTTCGGTTAGGTAAGTCACATCTAGAAAATCAGAAGAGAGAACACTTATTTTCATAACATATATACACGTTTGCTTTAATAAATTCtagtgaaaaacaaaatagcCAAATATTTTACACTAAATACCACTTGTgatttacaacttttaaaaagtatcttgtttcaataaacaaaacatgcttatctttttttttccaatgtacTAGTAACAGGAGTACAACCTTACTCATTCTTTTGTATTCTATATACACAGCTTTTAATAAGCTCAAACTCTTTTCACAATGATGGCATATATTAACATGCACCATTAACTGTAAATATGAATCAAGGATATCATGTACTGACTCATCACATTCCTCACTGTAGACCAGAAACAATAGTGTATTTCTGAGAGGTTTCTCATTTCACTACTGTTTTCAAAAAGACTAGGACTGAGGCAATGTTTTCAGAAAGGTTTCTTCAGAGTCTTCTTTTGGAAACAGCCCATGTCCTAAAACCAAACCAGTTCCTTTCTGAGTCTTcctttatagttttgtttttttttttttccccagggtgACCATTCTGTGGGTGACAGAGAAGAATTAATATATCACTAACCATACACTCTGAAGTTGACAGATACTGCCATATGCAGCCAAGTAATAGGCTGGAATAAATCTTACGCAGGAACAGTAAATAGTTACAGagtaattaaaaaacagagtGGGAAGAAGGCAACTTACAAGCAGACAAGAGAAacgctgcggctgctgctaaatcgctcagccatgtccgactctgtgcaaccccatgggcagcaagcagcccaccaggctcctacgtccacaggattctccaggcaagaatactggagtgggttgccatttccttctccaaaacataCCACTAGTAGTCACCAAAATTTACTTCCTCTCCTTTCTgggtacagagttggacacattcTCCTTTCCAGCTTTCTGAGATAAGTGCTACTTTCAGGCCAAGACTTTTCTCCTTCTGGCTAATGGGATGAAACTCCTAGGATGGCCCTGAGAATCGTGCTGAGGATAACAGCTGCCAGTAAAGCTCCATCTCTGAATGACTGTGTGAAACAGAGCTCTGCCAATCCAGGATATTATGGTTGTTGGACGAGCTAGAAATAAATTTCCACTGTTTGTAATAAGATagcattctttctggagtctACTTAGTATTGCAGTCTAGCTGATCCTTACAAGAAGCCTTTCACTTGCCCCACCGTGACTTCAGAGTGTTCAAAATACAAGTAATGATCATCTCCCCTAAACTGATGTTACCACTGTTTTTTCAGCTTGTAATATTTAAATCCATGGGAGtttattaagattttctattaTATCCATTCTTCCCTATAAAGAAATAATATCCTAAGGCAAAAATGACAGGAGGTCATGAAAGGCCAGACTGAAATCAACTTACTACACATTTTCAGAGTTACAATAATGCTAACAAGGTGAAATTCTAATGaaatcaaggaagaaataaaaaaggagagaacaCTTCAAGGattttttgagataaaaatatCTGGAGCAATGGATTGTTACAGACATGAAAAAGTTTGTTGCAGTTTGCTGGAATTCATTTTACTTCCCTCTGGTATCtgtcttgtggactctgtgggagaaggcgagggtgggatgtttcaagagaacagcatcgaaacatgtatatctagggtgaaacagatcaccagcccaggttggatgcatgagacaattgctcgggcctggtgcactgggaagacccagagggatcgggtggagagggaggtgggaggggggaccgggatggggaatacatgtaaatccatggctaattcatttcaatgtatgacaaaaaccactgcaatgttgtaaagtaattagcctccaactaataaaaataaatggaaaaaaaaaataatgtggctTAGGCCTACTTCTCAGCTTTTGCTATTAGACTTTTTATATCTGCCATTATCGTCTTTCAGAAAAACCAGACAACCCTATGACTCTCATTATCTTAAGGACAAAATTTAAATCTATATGTATATTCCCTTGAGAGGAACAGAGTTAAGTATGGAAGTTATGGAATGCATGAGTACTTAAGAGGAGTGCCACTGCCTGAGAcacattagaaaaagaaaatctccatGTGTTCCTTCTCGCACACTTTTCttacacaagaaaaaaatacaaacccacacacaaaaatgaatctTAACACATGATTTTCTAAAACTCCGAGTTCTCATCTTACTCAAATGTTGATTTATTTTGTGCAACTTAATCTGAGTTTTTATAGTGTTTGACCTTTTCAAAGAAGGTACTGAGGAAAACAATGTAAAACATTCAAACTCAAAAAGTAGTAAACTCCAATGCTTGGGAACATCATACAATATGCAGTGTGCTGACTTAACACCTCATATATCATAAAACTCCCATGAAAttcaactaagaaaaaaaaaactaacaactttaaaattaactaaaattcactcattccatgATCAATtatcaactaaaaaaaaactCGGAAAAACCCATCCTATTATCTGAAATAAACCTATATAATTACAAATTTTCACTACGAAAGCTGAGAAATATACCTCAGTAGCAGTACTTTTTCTGTTATGACTTGCATTTGTATCAgatagtgtgtgctcagtcatgcctgactctacgatcccatgggctataggccatcggcctctgtccatggaattttccaggcaagaaaactggagcggtttgccatttcctactccagaagttCTCCCTGACCCCGAGATCgaaccctgcactggcaggcagattctttgctactgtGCCACTGGTAAAGCcccaaagtataaaagaaaatgttttaacagTCAACAATTTATTGCATATTATaagtacttcaataaaataatacttcAATAACAACAAATTATGGGATacaataataaatgtattttaaatgaaagtacaTAAGCAAAAGTGTTTCAATGCTATGGTCAAATAACTACCTTAAATAAAAGGAATGAgtgaaaatagtctttaaaacaGTAGAAAACCAAATTTCACTTTGCAAATCAATCGCAAAGAGAAGAATAAATACTCTGGgcaaagacaattaaaaaatctgaaagttccatgtatttgtgtgtgtgtattctgatCCTTAATTATTATCAAACATGTCTGGCATTACTCGAAGTACTCAAATGTTTGACAGGTAAGATTAACCAATTACTAAAAggatatgaaatatttaatgacCAAACACAATATCTCATTCTAAACTAACAGAAGAAGGCCTATGTTTAATGCTGGCTAATACCCCGAGACTCTTGTGTCCTGAGCCATATCAGTTTAGTGTGCATGGCTGTACTGACTCACATTTTCTACTGTAACTGCCTCTCAACCCCAAAGGAAGGACTAAAGCCACTCATGTCTGAACGTGATCCTCTGAAACGGCTCTCTTCCCTCCAGGTCTCTAACACATCTGGGCAGACACTTTATGCCGGCTAACTCCAAATTCATGCACCAGTCTTTACCAGGACATGCCATTATGGAAGAAACTGCAAACACTAAACACTAGTATTCCAATTCTCACTTGCACTTGCGGGACCGATTTATGAAACAGGTCTGCAGACCTAAGTGGAAGTCTATCGGTAGACTTCTGAGGGTTTGCTTTCCTGATAAATGAGGCAAACATGACTAATTCATATTttgagtagaaaaaaaaaaatcatttatttatcagtAGATAAAATAAGCTAACTAGTATCACCATTTCAAATTATGAAAACAAAGACTATAGAGGTAACATCATAAAACTGttctttaacaaattaaaaaaaaaatgtgctgtgatcagttgtgtccaagtctttgggacccatggacagtagcccatcaggctcctctgtccatgaaactttccaggcaggaatactggaatggatcgccatttcctactgcaggggatcttctaacccagggatccaacccatgtctcctatgttttctgcattggcacgCAGATACTCTAGCACTGCACCACCGGGGAACATTTCAAGACCACTTTTCATATTGGCTAGTAAAAATGGAGCACTCCAAATAGTTTTTGTGATTTTGAATACTCAGATATG
Proteins encoded:
- the UBE3A gene encoding ubiquitin-protein ligase E3A isoform X2 — encoded protein: MKRAAAKHLIERYYHQLTEGCGNEACTNEFCASCPTFRRMDNNAAAIKALELYKINAKLCDPHPSKKGASSAYLENSKGASNNCSDIKMNKKDGQGARDDFKDVTYLTEEMVYEILELCREREDYSPLIRVIGRVFSSAEALVQSFRKVKQHTKEELKSLQGKDEDKDEDEKEKAACSAAAMEEDSEASSSRISDSSQGDNNLQKLGPDDVSVDIEAIRRVYTRLLSNEKIETAFLNALVYLSPNVECDLTYHNVYSRDPNYLNLFIIVMENRNLHSPEYLEMALPLFCKAMSKLPLAAQGKLVRLWSKYSADQIRRMMETFQQLITYKVISTDFNNRNLVNDDDAIVAASKCLKMVYYANVVGGEVDTNHNEEDDEEPLPESSELTLQELLGEERRNKKGPRVDPLETELAVKTLDCRKPLIPFEEFINEPLNDVLEMDKDYTFFKVETENKFSFMTCPFILNAVTKNLGLYYDNRIRMYSERRITVLYSLVQGQQLNPYLRLKVRRDHIIDDALVRLEMIAMENPADLKKQLYVEFEGEQGVDEGGVSKEFFQLVVEEIFNPDIGMFTYDESTKLFWFNPSSFETEGQFTLIGIVLGLAIYNNCILDVHFPMVVYRKLMGKKGTFLDLGDSHPVLYQSLKDLLEYEGNVEDDMMITFQISQTDLFGNPMMYDLKENGDKIPITNENRKEFVNLYSDYILNKSVEKQFKAFRRGFHMVTNESPLKYLFRPEEIELLICGSRNLDFQALEETTEYDGGYTRDSVVIREFWEIVHSFTDEQKRLFLQFTTGTDRAPVGGLGKLKMIIAKNGPDTERLPTSHTCFNVLLLPEYSSKEKLKERLLKAITYAKGFGML
- the UBE3A gene encoding ubiquitin-protein ligase E3A isoform X4, translating into MATACKRSSGEPQSDDIEASRMKRAAAKHLIERYYHQLTEGCGNEACTNEFCASCPTFRRMDNNAAAIKALELYKINAKLCDPHPSKKGASSAYLENSKGASNNCSDIKMNKKDGQGARDDFKDVTYLTEEMVYEILELCREREDYSPLIRVIGRVFSSAEALVQSFRKVKQHTKEELKSLQGKDEDKDEDEKEKAACSAAAMEEDSEASSSRISDSSQGDNNLQKLGPDDVSVDIEAIRRVYTRLLSNEKIETAFLNALVYLSPNVECDLTYHNVYSRDPNYLNLFIIVMENRNLHSPEYLEMALPLFCKAMSKLPLAAQGKLVRLWSKYSADQIRRMMETFQQLITYKVISTDFNNRNLVNDDDAIVAASKCLKMVYYANVVGGEVDTNHNEEDDEEPLPESSELTLQELLGEERRNKKGPRVDPLETELAVKTLDCRKPLIPFEEFINEPLNDVLEMDKDYTFFKVETENKFSFMTCPFILNAVTKNLGLYYDNRIRMYSERRITVLYSLVQGQQLNPYLRLKVRRDHIIDDALVRLEMIAMENPADLKKQLYVEFEGEQGVDEGGVSKEFFQLVVEEIFNPDIGMFTYDESTKLFWFNPSSFETEGQFTLIGIVLGLAIYNNCILDVHFPMVVYRKLMGKKGTFLDLGDSHPVLYQSLKDLLEYEGNVEDDMMITFQISQTDLFGNPMMYDLKENGDKIPITNENRKEFVNLYSDYILNKSVEKQFKAFRRGFHMVTNESPLKYLFRPEEIELLICGSRGVLGNCSFIYR